A window of Tautonia plasticadhaerens contains these coding sequences:
- a CDS encoding homospermidine biosynthesis protein: MPMAADDFLHRISRHRIAPPPVTGDVSAADLVDGAMLSYNGGRLRELCQVFARKMLEPDCTVGLTISGALTPAGLGMSCLIPLLKAGFVDWIVSTGANLYHDTHYALDLPLHQSLPGLDDFKLREHDIIRIYDIVFDYKTLLDTDAFYRELLVSDAFSRSMSTAEFHFEVGKYLHARSSTLGGTPGNSLLAAAFEAGVPIYTSSPGDSSIGMNAAERSLAGSGLQLDTLKDVNETAAIVYDAKRSGGTSGVLILGGGSPKNFILQTEPQIQEVLGLEESGHDFFLQITDARADTGGLSGATPHEAMTWGKVDPDRLPDAVVCYTDSTIALPLLTAYALDRREPRPLKRLFDRREAMYDQIKAAYLERVSSGLPTGLAAREKQKARGQDQPSRDPSHPDTVDRAR; the protein is encoded by the coding sequence ATGCCCATGGCCGCCGACGACTTCCTCCACCGCATCAGCCGACACCGGATCGCCCCCCCCCCGGTCACCGGCGACGTCTCGGCCGCCGACCTCGTCGACGGGGCGATGCTCAGCTACAACGGCGGCCGGCTCCGGGAGCTCTGCCAGGTCTTCGCCCGCAAGATGCTGGAGCCCGACTGCACCGTCGGCCTGACGATCTCCGGCGCCCTCACGCCCGCCGGCCTCGGCATGAGCTGCCTGATCCCGCTGCTCAAGGCCGGGTTCGTCGACTGGATCGTCTCCACTGGGGCGAACCTCTACCACGACACCCACTACGCCCTGGACCTGCCGCTGCACCAGAGCCTCCCCGGGCTGGACGACTTCAAGCTCCGGGAGCACGACATCATCCGCATCTACGACATCGTCTTCGACTACAAGACGCTGCTCGACACCGACGCGTTCTACCGGGAACTGCTCGTCAGCGACGCCTTCTCCCGGTCGATGAGCACCGCCGAGTTCCACTTCGAGGTCGGCAAGTACCTGCACGCCCGGTCGTCGACCCTCGGCGGCACCCCCGGCAACAGCCTGCTGGCCGCCGCCTTCGAGGCCGGCGTGCCGATCTACACCTCCAGCCCCGGCGACAGCTCCATCGGCATGAACGCCGCCGAACGCTCCCTGGCCGGGTCCGGGCTCCAGCTCGACACGCTCAAGGACGTGAACGAGACAGCCGCGATCGTCTACGACGCGAAACGGAGCGGCGGAACCTCCGGCGTCCTGATCCTCGGCGGCGGCAGCCCGAAGAACTTCATCCTCCAGACCGAGCCCCAGATCCAGGAGGTCCTCGGCCTGGAGGAGTCCGGCCACGACTTCTTCCTCCAGATCACCGACGCCCGGGCCGACACCGGCGGCCTCTCCGGCGCCACCCCCCACGAGGCGATGACCTGGGGCAAGGTCGACCCCGACCGCCTGCCCGACGCCGTCGTCTGCTACACCGACAGCACCATCGCCCTCCCGCTGCTGACCGCCTACGCCCTCGACCGCCGGGAGCCGAGGCCGCTCAAGCGGCTCTTCGACCGCCGGGAGGCGATGTACGACCAGATCAAGGCCGCTTACCTCGAACGGGTCTCCAGCGGCCTGCCGACCGGCCTGGCCGCCCGGGAGAAGCAGAAGGCCAGGGGCCAGGACCAGCCCTCCCGTGACCCGAGCCACCCCGATACGGTCGATCGCGCCCGATGA
- a CDS encoding L-threonylcarbamoyladenylate synthase, whose protein sequence is MTRATPIRSIAPDDPDDPGLIEAAAILRAGGLVAFPTETVYGLGADATDPAAVSRIFAAKGRPPTNPLIAHADGIDLARRCVADWPESADSLARRFWPGPLTLVLPRSAMIPDVVTGGGETVGVRVPGGAAARSLIARVGRPLAAPSANRSTGISPTRAEHVSRDLDGRIDLILDAGPTDVGLESTVLDLTADPPRILRPGPIEAGAISDLLGRPVRSGAGDAPPPTRRAASSPGLMAVHYAPRTRAVRVEPGEAVPELPPADRLAILVVGGDRPPMAGLDAGLRVDLPEPVGAARDLYDALHRCDSSHSTLILVGMPPDLPAWAAIRDRLRRATSPAEPGPSARHQS, encoded by the coding sequence GTGACCCGAGCCACCCCGATACGGTCGATCGCGCCCGATGACCCGGACGACCCCGGCCTGATCGAGGCCGCCGCGATCCTCCGGGCCGGCGGCCTGGTCGCCTTCCCCACCGAGACCGTCTACGGCCTCGGCGCCGACGCGACCGACCCGGCGGCCGTCTCCCGGATCTTCGCCGCCAAGGGTCGTCCGCCGACCAACCCGCTGATCGCCCACGCCGACGGGATCGACCTCGCCCGGCGTTGCGTCGCCGACTGGCCCGAGTCGGCCGACTCGCTCGCCCGACGCTTCTGGCCGGGCCCGCTGACCCTGGTCCTGCCCCGATCGGCGATGATCCCGGACGTGGTCACCGGCGGCGGGGAGACGGTCGGTGTCCGGGTCCCGGGGGGGGCCGCGGCCCGGTCCCTGATCGCCCGGGTCGGCCGCCCCCTGGCGGCGCCCAGCGCGAACCGATCGACCGGCATCTCCCCCACCCGGGCCGAGCACGTCTCGCGGGACCTCGACGGCCGGATCGACCTGATCCTCGACGCCGGGCCGACCGACGTCGGGCTCGAATCGACGGTGCTCGACCTCACGGCCGACCCTCCCCGCATCCTCCGCCCCGGCCCGATCGAGGCGGGGGCGATCTCGGATCTCCTCGGCCGGCCCGTCCGGTCGGGGGCGGGCGACGCCCCGCCCCCGACCAGACGGGCCGCATCGAGTCCCGGCCTGATGGCCGTCCACTACGCACCCAGGACGAGGGCCGTCCGCGTGGAGCCCGGGGAGGCGGTCCCCGAACTGCCCCCGGCCGATCGCCTGGCGATCCTGGTCGTCGGGGGGGATCGGCCGCCGATGGCCGGGCTCGACGCCGGGCTCCGGGTCGACCTGCCCGAGCCGGTCGGGGCCGCGAGGGACCTCTACGACGCGCTCCATCGCTGCGACTCGTCGCACTCGACTCTGATCCTGGTCGGGATGCCCCCCGACCTGCCGGCCTGGGCCGCGATCCGCGACCGGCTCCGGCGGGCGACCTCCCCGGCCGAACCGGGACCGTCGGCGCGGCATCAATCTTGA
- a CDS encoding pyruvoyl-dependent arginine decarboxylase, protein MYVPKKLFFTKGVGVHREKLSSFELALRDARIAYYNLVRVSSIFPPNCEEISIEEGLEHLQPGQIVHCVMSECATAEPNRLCAASVGVAIPRDRNRFGYLSEHHAFGQSEQVASDYAEDLAAEMLATVLGVEFDPDSSWDEKREIWKIADVIYQTKEVTATSVGHARGHWTTVVAAAILLP, encoded by the coding sequence ATGTACGTCCCCAAGAAGCTGTTCTTCACCAAGGGTGTCGGGGTCCATCGCGAGAAGTTGTCCAGCTTCGAGCTGGCCTTGCGAGACGCCCGGATCGCCTACTACAACCTCGTCCGCGTGTCGAGCATCTTCCCGCCGAATTGCGAGGAAATCTCGATCGAGGAGGGGCTCGAACATCTCCAGCCCGGCCAGATCGTCCATTGCGTGATGAGCGAGTGCGCCACGGCCGAGCCGAACCGCCTGTGCGCCGCCAGCGTCGGCGTGGCGATCCCGCGGGACCGCAACCGCTTCGGCTACCTCTCGGAGCACCACGCCTTCGGCCAGAGCGAGCAGGTGGCCTCGGACTATGCCGAGGACCTCGCCGCCGAGATGCTCGCCACCGTGCTCGGCGTCGAGTTCGACCCGGACAGCTCGTGGGACGAGAAGCGGGAGATCTGGAAGATCGCCGACGTGATCTACCAGACCAAGGAGGTCACCGCGACCTCCGTCGGGCACGCCCGGGGGCACTGGACCACCGTCGTCGCCGCGGCGATCCTGCTGCCCTGA